A window of Thermodesulfobacteriota bacterium genomic DNA:
ACAATGTAATAATGAATAATCAGACAGAAGTGGTAAAAGAGTAGTGAGTATAGTAAGTACCTGATATGACAAAATTAATGGAAAAATTTGAGCTTTGGTTTAGCGCTGAACTGGGACTTGAGAGGCTGGCGCCCCTTGTGGTCGATTTTATCATTCTGATCGTCTTATTAATTGTTGCACTTATTGTCAATTTTCTGGCTAAAAAATTCATTTTAACTCTAGTAGAGCACTTTGCAGCAAAAAGCAGCACGGACTGGGATGATGTTCTGGTTAAAAATAAGTTTTTTAGAAGGCTCTCTCATCTTGCACCTGCCTTGGTTATTTACCTAACAGCTTCAATATTTTTTGAAAATGAGACAACTGTATTTTTTATCAGGCGCATAGCAGAGATCTATATGCTAGTTGTCGCAGTCTTCACGATCGATTCATTCTTAAATTCCATAGTTGATATATATCACAACTATGATTCGACAGGGAAACTGCCAATAAGAATTTTCGCTCAGGTACTTAAGATTATCGTCTTTGCTGTGATCGCTATAATTATTATCTCAACTGTTATAGGAAAATCTCCTGTTGTCTTCATCGGCGGTCTTGGAGCGATGGCAGCAGTGCTTATGCTTATTTTTAAAGACCCAATACTTGGTCTGGCCGCAGGTGTTCAACTATCTGCAAATGATATGGTCAGGGTAGGGGATTGGATTGAGATGCCAAAATTCGGTGCCGACGGTGATGTGATTGATATATCTCTTACAACCGTAAAAGTGCAGAATTGGGATAAGACAATTGTGACCATACCTACGTTTGCACTTGTGAGTGAAGGGGTTAAAAACTGGCGCGGTATGTCAGAGTCTGGGGGAAGAAGGATTAAGCGCTCTATTTTCATTGACATGACAAGCGTTAAGTTCTGCACGCCTGAGATGATAGAGAAATTTAATCGTATTGAATATATAAGCAGTTACATAAGAGATAAAAAGAAGGAACTTGATGACTTTAATTCTCAAAGAAGCATTGATAACACAGTGCTCGTCAACGGTCGAAGAATGACAAATCTTGGTACCTTCAGAGCATATCTAATAGCCTATTTGAGAGACCATCCAAAGATAAGCAAAAACTTAACTTTTCTAGTAAGACAGCTAGAGCCGGGTCCAACAGGTCTTCCGATTGAAGTATATGTGTTTAGCAGCGATCAGGTTTGGGCTAACTATGAATCAATACAATCCGACATTTTCGATCACATTTTGGCTGTGATACCGGAGTTTGGTCTAAGGGTATATCAGAATCCTACCGGAGCTGATTTTCAGAATTTATCACAAGAACTTAATTAAATCGGGATATATACCTACTGAACGGTTGTGGCCATATCAAAGTTTGGCCTACTGGCTCTAAGAGCATTAAGAAGAGCTTGGTCCTCTCCGTAGATATCTTTATGGAAGTTCACATTTCCTGCATCATCTACCCATGACGTAAAATAGAGAATATAGACAGGAATCGTTTGATTAAGATGGACTGTTCTGGTTTTTCTTGAATTAATGCTTGATTTAACCCTGCTTTGATTCCAGTCAAGATTTGATGCAAGCACAAACTCAGCTAGATCTATGGGTCTTTCAACCCTTATGCATCCATGGCTGAAATTTCTCTGCGCTCTTTTAAAAAAGCCCCTGTTTGGAGTGTCATGAAGATACACGGCGTGCTTGTTAGGGAATAGAAACTTAATCTGACCTAGCGGGTTTCCGGGACCAGGATTTTGGCGGAGTCTATATTTGCCGCTTAATACCTGAGATATATATTCTTGTTGAGCTTGCTGATTTTGAATCTCTGCCTCTGATAACGGACGCTCAATATCTTCATCAGTTTCTATTATTTCAACATTCTCAGCTACTTCCACTTGCTGGGTTTCTTCCACAGGTAATTTCTCAGGCGCTTTAAGCCCAAGAGCGTCTATTCCTCTTTTGGATAGATATTCAGGGTCACTTTTAATTCTAGGTGCTATATCGTCTTTAAAAATGCTTGGGGGTATATTCCAATAAGGGTTCATAACTATGTGGGTCATCTCTTCACTGAACATAGGAGTGTTCCACTCAGGCTTACCTACAACAATTCTCATATCAACAACATCATTGTTATTGTCTACTCCATATAGGTGGAAATTTGCAATGTTAACAAGTATGTAGCGGCTTCCTAAATACTGCGGCAGTATACGCCAGCGCTCCATACTAAGCTCTATCTGAGATATACGCTGTTCAACCGGAACGTTAAGAGCTTCGATTGTGGATTTACCTACAACTCCGTCAACATAAAGCCCGTTTCTACTTTGGTATTTTCTAACTGCTTGATCTAGTGTTTCATCAAATACATCACTTACCGGAACTGAACTCTCGAGTTCTCCTGTTACTATTAGCCTCTCTCTTAAAGCAACAACTCTAGTTCCTCTTGCGCCTTTTTTGAATTTATCACCATAAGGCACCCGCTGCCATCCGCCGTTTTCGGCTATTTCTCTGTACTCCTGTAAGCCATCTCTTAGCTGAGCGTAAACGGGGTATTTAGGCATAAGTCCATCAAGAGTCTTTTTAACTTGATTATTGGCAGTGGAGGTTGTTAATAACTCAGAAATATTAATCGGTCTTTCAGATGATAGAAGCTCTAAATTGATCTGACCTGGGTTTACTCTTCCATAATGAACATCACGAGCGTAGTTAAGAAATGCATTTGAAAGTAGCAGTTCTAGCTCAGCCAGGTCGATTTCATCGATTGATTTATTAGAACCATCTATTCTAATGAGAGCAGCTTCGATCTCCTCTATATGATAGTCCATAGGGTTAAGAGCATCATTGCCGCTGGTTCTTACTACCTCGATCATTTCAAGTGCCTGTGGTGAGGCGCCGTTCGAATTGATCCATAAAAGAGAGTAGTTATTCGCGTGGTATGTTTGGGCAAGCGATCTATTTGCCTTAATGTTTTTGGTTTGTATCTGCAGATAGCCCGAAGCAAGCATTCTTTGCTGAGCTATTGATTTTACTTTCGCTTTAGAGAATGTCTGAGTTTGGGTGTTTTGCGCAGGCTCGGAAATCTTGTTTTCTTGTTTAGGCGAAGCGCACCCGTAGCTCAGTAGTAATATTAAACTAAGCGCAGCTACAAAAGAATATATATTTCTGCAATTAGATTTGATCAATCTCATCAATGCACCCTTGTTAAAGTTGAAATACCTATCCTCCAGCAGAATAATAGTATAATACGAAAACAATATAAAGGCTATCCTATATTGAATATTATTTTCATCTATCGAATAAATTGTTACTAAGGCTGAATTTCCAAATTATCAAACAAATAACGTTTAATCTTACGAGTGGTTGTTTTTGGGAATTCCTCAAGCCTTATATCAAAGTTTCTTATACGTTTATACGATACAAGCTGGCTATTGGATCTTTGAACTTCATTTTTAATTAATCCCATTATCTCTTCTTTTGATAATTGTTCCACTTGAGAATTTAAATTTTCAGCTATTTCATCTAAATTGGGGTAAATAAGCGCCAGTATATCATTATCATTGGGGCTGAACACAAGAGCCTCTTCTATGAATACGGATCTTGTCAATTTCTCCTCAATTTCCTCAGGGAATATATTTTTTCCACCTTTAGTTACAATTAGATATTTTTTCCTGCCGGTAATATACAAATATCCCTCTTCATCAAAATATCCTATGTCTCCTGTGAGAAGCCAGCCGTCCTTAGTCAGAACTTTGTCAGTAGCACTGGGATTTTTATAATATCCCTTCATAACATTGGGTCCTCTTGCGACAATCTCCCCATTTCCTTCATTATCCACATCTCGTATCTCGACCTCATCACTTGGTATTACCATTCCTATGCTACCGACTTTAGGCCTAGTGGGCGGGTTAGCTGATATCAGAGGAGAGGCTTCTGATAGCCCGTATCCTTCAATAATGTCAATTCCGTATTTTTTAAATCCCTGGGTAACCCAAGGCGAAAGTGCAGCCCCGCCTGAGACTATGAGTCTGCTCCTCTCGAGACCTAAATTTTGTTTTATCTTCTTCCCAATTATAGAGTTAGGAAGCGCTTTTGTAATCAGGCGTTTTAGCCCTTTTTGTCCTGCCAGCTGTTTTTCAATTCTCAAATAAAGCTTCTCTAATAATAGTGGTGTGTTTAACCAAATGGTCGGACGGGCTTCTATAAGGTCTTCTAAAAGCTCTCTTGGTTTTAGTCCGCGAGCATAGAATATAGACATGCCGCTTGAAAATGTGGAGATCAGACCAGCCGTGCATTCATAGGAGTGGTGTATCGGTAGTACAGAGAAAGCTCTGTCTGTGTAGTTATAGTCAATAATGCTATATATGTCTGATGCATTAGACATTATGTTTCTATGTGTGAGCATTACGCCTTTAGGGTTTCCAGTAGTACCGGAGGTGAACAGTATTTCTAATAAATCGTCAGGTTCTATTTGAGCGCTTGGAATCCCTTTTGAGTATTTATTAGATATCTGATCTAACTCGTCCATTCGAACTATGTGTTTTAAACCTGGTAAATCATCTGAGAATAAATTCATTTTCTGATAATATGAGTTTGAAACAATTAGAGCTTTGGCATCGGAGAAGCTCAGAATAAATTTATTGTCCTCTGGCCTTGCTCTGGCATCCAGCGGTACTGCCACAGCACCTAACCAGGATAGTGTAAATAGTGTAATCCCCCACTCCGGGCGGTTTTCAGCCAAAATCCCTATGTGATCGCCTTTTTCTATGCCTAAATCTCTTAGGTATCTTGCAAACCTCTCTACGTAGTCCAGCACTTGCCCATACGTTATCTGATAGATAGTTGTGCCGCGGGGCATTAGAAAAGCGGTATTTGACCCATACAGGTTCACCGTCGTTTCAACCATTTCTGAAAGTGTTGAAGAAGAAAGAGGTTCTTTAATAATAGGAATTTTTTCAGAAGGTTTTCTAAATTTCTTCATATTTTGACTAATCTATAAGAAATCTCTTATTTCAGAGAGCTTTTTTATAATATAATCGGGCTTTGGATCAAGATCGTTGTCAGGTTCATTTCTTCTGTTGATCCAAACCGACTTCATACCAAGAGCCTTTGAACCCACTACATCAGCGCTATAATTATCGCCTATAAAAAGTGATTTAGCACCGTCAATCTTTAATTTATCAAGCGCAGCTTCAAATATTATGCTTTTAGGTTTTCTCCATCCTACTTCTTCTGAGATCACTATTTCTTTAAAAAGCGGCCTTAGGTTGAATTTGTCGATCAGCTCGTGAGCAGTGGGGGAATAGTCAAAATTTGATATAATCCCAAGTGTGTAGCCTTTATCAAATAAACCCTCTAAAGTTAATTTGTTTGAGGTTGGATATTCAACGCAGCTGGCAAGTGCTTTCATGTGAGCAACCACCATTTTATTTATGAACGGGCTATCTTGATCTACCGGGCCAATGTTTAACATCTTAAGCATTAATATAAATCTTTCTCGGGTAGGATATTCTTTAAAGTCTATAAGTTTTAGATCCTGAAATTCGTGATAGCTCTTTATAAAAGGATCGTAGAACTCTGAAAACTCTATCTGTGGATAAACCTTTTTAAATTCCTCATATACTTCAACACTTGTCGTTCTTGAACGAAATCCTTTTAGTTCAACAAGGGGCAGGTGGTTAAAGTTAAAATCTAAAATTGTATCGAATAGATCAAAGATTACTGCGTCATATTTCTTCATTATGCTTATAAGCCTTAGTGCTAATTTTTAGATGATGCCCTGTCTAAGATAACATCAATGATGTTATCGTGAATTCCGAGCGGATCTGTTACAGTGTAGCTTACATCGGGGTAGTTCTTAGCTGCTTCTAACACCATAGAGGGAATGTCCTGTGTCGAGTGTCTGCCAGGGGCCAGGAAATATGGATGTACCACAATATGCTTAGCCCCACTAGTTACACACTCTTTAAAGGCCTGCTCAATCGTGGGCTCTGCAAGCTCCATATGGCAATAGACCACTATTTCAAAATCAGAATTTTTTTGTTTAACCAGCTCTGCAACTTCGGCAAGCATCTGGTTTGCTTCATCAACTTTACTTCCATGGTCAACGATTATAAGTGCTTTCATGCTTGTTTATATTAATTAGGACGGTATTGTGGTGTTTAGCCTAATTGCCTCGATCATTATCTCGGCCGATCTATAAAACTCTTCGAGCACAAGATATTCGTTTACTGTGTGAAGTTCATACATTCCAGTGCCAAGATTAGCGCATTCTATTCCAAATTTATTAAAGTAGTTTGCGTCGCATCCGCCCCCTGAAGTGTGGTGCTTGATTTTGTGCCCGAGATTTTTAACTGCAGTATCTATAAGCATTACAGGCCGTGAATTTGCATCAACATCCATTTTGTCATAGCTCCTCTCAATAAACTCCTCAAGTTTGGCCACATGTGTAATACCCTCTGGTGTTAAATCATCATGAAGAGTAACCTGGTAATTAGCCACCGCTTTATGAAAACACTCTCTCATATGATCGACTTGATTTTTGAGTGTCTCCTCATCGTGGCTTCTGGTCTCACCGACTACTTTTACGGTTTTTGGAATGATGTTTGTTGCTCTCCCGCCACCTATAACGCCAATATTGGCAGTGGTGAATTCGTCAATTCTTCCAAGAGTCATTTTCGAGATTGCTTCACTAGCAATTTGTATAGCACTAAGGCCATTTTCCGGACACAGCCCGGCATGTGCTTCAAGTCCGTGAACTATGAAATCTAGCTTTTCTGCGGAAGGGCATCTTAGTACGAGCCTGTCGGGTGTACTGCTGTCGAGCACTATTCCCATACGGGCATTGAATTTGGACATATCAATGTGCTTTGATCCTAAAAGGCCAATTTCTTCACATATTGTAAAAGCTATTTCTATATCGCCGTGTGCAAGGCCTTGTTCTTTTATTACTCTTATCGCCTCAACTATTACCGCAATACCGCTTTTATCATCACTGCCTAGAATTGTAGTACCGTCGCTTTTTAATATTCCATCTTCAATTTTGGGCTTGATTCCCTCACCTGGCCCAACTGTGTCCATATGGGCGGAGATGAAAAAGGGTGGGGCGCTTGGTTTGTTGCCCTCTAGTTTTACTATTAGATTGCCGACATTCCCGCCCACTTTCTCTCCTGCATCATCATAAAAACATTCGGCACCGAGTTCTTCCATGTCTTTTTGCAATTTTGTTGCAACATCTTTTTCCTTTTTTGACAAGCTGTCGATACGAATAATCTCCATAACATGCTCTGTCATTCTTTCTTTTTCGATCATGAAATTGCTCCGCTGTTTTTAACTATTATGTTTTCAATAACCCATCAATTTTATATAAGTTCAGTATAACTAATTGGTTATTAATTAGAAATGAAGAATCATTAAGATAAAACTCTACTTGCCAATCTGTGATTGGATACAATTAAGGTAGCAGCGGATTAGGTAGTTTACGCTTTAAATTAGATTTACTTGGCTATATCTTGAAGTGATTCAATAACCTTATCTAATTTAGGCTTGTTTAGAGAATATATTCTATTTTGCTTAACCTTTCTCTCTTTAATCAAGCCGGCTTCTTTGAGTATTTTCAGGTGGTTAGACACCGTAGGTTGTGAAATTTTAAACCTGCGGGCAATCTCACCTGCGTTTGCATCCTCTTTACCTAAAATATGCAAAATCTTTCTTCTTCTCTCGTCACTTATGGCTTTGAAGGAACACCCCATATTACAACCTCCGGGAGCAATCTGTTATTTAGCTAATTATGTAAATAGATTATATAGGATAATGATTAGAAAATCAAAATTAATTTAATGCATTTTGGTATTAGAACTTCTCTACGCTTGGTCGAAGGTCCATCTCGAGTGTCCAAGCAGTGGGATCTTGGAGGTGAATTTGCCAGTATTGCTCGGCGATAGACTCGGGGGATAAAAATGATCCGGGTTCTCTATCAGGGTATCTTTTTATGTAGTCTTGGTTTAGGATCTGCCCATCGATGATGACATGAGCCACGTGGATTCCCTTTGGGCCAAGTTCTCTGGCAATTGACTGCGAGAGCGCTCTTAGGCCGAATTTTCCTACTGCGAGTCCTGAGAAATTTGCGCTGCCTCTTAGCGACGCGGTTGCACCTGTGAAAATTATTGTGCCTTTTTTCCTTCTCAACATGGAAGCAAGAACCAACTTTGAGCTGATAAAACCTCCAAGGCAGTTTGATTCCCATGCGCTTACAAAATCATCAGTCTTTAATTTTTGTATGCCTTGCATCTTAAATTGCCCGGCATTATATATCATTACATCTATATTCTTTCCAAACTTTTTAAAAATCTTTTCAAATGCGGATTTCAACTTTGTTTCTTTGGTAACATCTGCTGCAAAGACTTCAATCTCTCCGTCAATTTGTTTCTTGATAGATAATAAGCGTTCTTTATTTCTTGAAACTATGGCTACACTGTAGCCTTCTGAGGCAAACTTTTTCGCTAAGGCAAGCCCGAGCCCCGGACCCGCTCCTAATATTACTGCAACTTTATTCATAAGATTTATTCCCGTTTAGTGAACTAATGCTTTATCAATTGACCATTTGCCTCCGCCTTTAATCAAAACCACAAGACTAAGGCCAAGTGCTAGTAGGTGATACTCAAATCCCTCTCCGGCCTGATTGCCGAACCAATTCATGAAAAATCCATACTGTAAGTGAACCATAAAAATGGCTCCTAGCATTATTATTGCTATTCCAAGCGCTGCAAGCCTAGTTAAAAGCCCAATTATAAGTGCAATAGCCCCAAATGATTCTCCAATAATAATGAGTATAGCTACAGCGGTAGGAATTCCGCTTCCAACGAAGAAATCCACAGTACCTGAAAACCCAGCGCCCCCAAACATACCTAAGAGTTTCTGAAGTCCGTGGGGCAGAATAACAATGCCTAGAAATATTCTTGCTAAGAAGACGCCAAAATCATCATCTGTATGAAGCAGTGATCCCATCATATGCCTCCGTATTCTTAATTTATTAACAATATGATTTTATCCCAAGTGCAGCTGTATAATCAACCCTATTATTTAAGTTGGGATAATGCACTCTCTTCAATATTTATTCTTCTCCTGAGCAAAATAAGGTTTAAGACTGTGAAAATAGAAGCTGTGATATAGCATGAAAATATAAGTGGTATAACTGCAATTTCGATTATAACGGCTAGATAGTTTGGATGCTTTATATATTTATATGGTCCTGAAGCTATTGCCTGGCTGCCCGGTATAACTAGGATTTTGGTATTCCAATATTGCCCCAAAGAGCTTATAGCCCAGTAACGTAGAATTTGCGTGAAAATAAAAATTACTAAAAGAGCTGGCCAATACGGACTTAGGCTTGTTTGTAGAAAAATATATTCTGCGATCAGGGAGACAAAAAATGCTATGTGCATAAGTACTATGACTTTATATCCCTTAGCATCATATTCTACGGCGCCTCTTTGTTTAACAAAATTTTCGTTTCGTTTGGCTAAGAATAGTTCAGAGATTCTCTGCAACACTAGAATAATTATAAAGATCCAAAAAATGCTCATATTATTTCAAATAGGATTATCTCTGAGCTAAACCCGGGACCTAGGGCAGAAATAATACCGTGCTCCCCAGCACCATATTGTTTTTGATCCATAATTTCGTTTAGAACATAGAGCACAGTAGGGGAGGACATGTTGCCGTGTTCTTTAAGAACTTTTCTTGACTGGGCAAATGTACCTTCTAAAAGCCCAAGAGACGCCTCATACTCCAAGAGCACTTTAGCCCCTCCGGGATGAACGGCGTAGTGTTTCAAATCTGATATTGATAATCCGCTATCTTTAAGGATATCTTCGATATTGGACTTAACCTCATTTCTAACGATTGTAGGAATATCTTTACTGAAAATAGCTTTAAAGCCGTCATCAATCACTTCCCAGCCCATAACGCCAAGTGAATCATAGTAGGTAGTGCTTAGTGATCTAACTAAATTGAATTTGGAATTGTTAGACAGCCTGTGATCATCGCCTGCTACGATAGAAGCTGCAGCACCATCTGAGAATAGTGCTAGAGATACTATGTTACTTTTCGCATAGTCCTCTCTATGAAAAGCTAGGCTGCATATCTCAAGTGCAATCAGGAGCACAGCGCTATCTGGATAAGCTTTTGTATATTCCATTGCCCGCGAAAGCCCTACAGCGCCGCCTACGCATCCAAGCCCCCATATAGGAGTTCTCTTTATGTGCTGGTCCAGATTTAATTCGTTTATAAGGTGAGCGTCTACACTTGGTGTAGAAATTCCTGTACTGGTTACAAACATAATGTGATCTATCTCACTTAAATCAGCTCCGCATTTCTCTAGGCAATTATTTATTGCTGATTTTGATAACAGAATTGAGTTTTCAAGGTAGGAATCTGATCTTTGTACGAAGCTCTTAGAGTCGTCAAACCACTCTCTTGGATGAACAAAGTGTCTTGTTTCTATGAGGGAGTTATCAAACACACCCAGCATACGATTAATGTAATGCTCGTTATCACTAAAGAGCTCTTTAGCAAATACCTTTACTTCGCATTGGTTAAAATTGTAGGGAACATCTGCTGTTCCAATTGAGATTACTCGTGACATTTTATTCTTCGCTGTTATAGAACTTGTATTAATTGTAGCTGAGAGTGAGTAAAAATACTTGAAAAAAGAAAAAGCCGCTTTGGCCCCGCTAAGCACAAAGCGACTTTTTCTAATTTATCTATAGCTTAAATTCAAATTTAAATTAAGCTGTGAGAGACTTCATGATAAAAAACTTTCAGTAATATCAGGCTCTTAAAGCTCCTTTTTGTTTAGCTGAAAGTGAATCAAGAAAATACTTCATGCCGTCAATCTCTGGTTTGTTAAGAGAGTAAAGACGATTTTGTCTTACTTTACGCTCATTAACAATATCAGCTTCTTTCAAAATCTTTAGGTGATTGGAGATAGCAGGCTTGGATATATCAAACTTGCTAGCTATATCTCCTGCGGCAGTTTCACCTTGGCTTAAAAATTCCAGAATCTTTCGTCTGGTATCATCAGCAATGGCTTTATATGGGCAACCCATTTTTAATTCCCTCCTAAATTATTAGATTGTTACTTCAATATTTAGTTTAACTAATTTCGAGTCTGAAAGCTAGTACTTTTTTTTAAATTTCAGTTTTTTAAATAAATCGTTTCATATCTATGCATTGTATCAAGCTATAAAGGTAATGATAATATCAAATATGCCAATATAAATTGTATAAAAATCCATAAATTTCCGTTATAAATCTTAAATGGTATTCTAAGTTAAAGATATCATATAAACATCAAACAGGGGGTAGCATCAATTGGAATTTAGCCAAAGCACGAAGTCTGTATTAAAAATCAAAGCTGATGTATTAGTAGTGGGACTCTATAAAGGACAAAAGTTTTCCGGATCAATAAAGACCATAAATGATTCACTTGATGGAGCAATAAAGGATCTAGCACAGCAAGAGGATTTTGATGGTGATTTTGGTAAGACTTTAGTTTTGAGCAGCACTCTGGGAAAAATAAATTCAAAGAGAGTCCTAGTCGTAGGATTAGGCGAACGCTCAAAGTTTACACAGAACACTCTTAGGAAGCTAGGCAATCTTATATTGAGTAAAGTTAAGAACTCTTCTAATTCCATAGCAATAAGTTCGGAATTCTCATCTGCTCAAGGCCAGGTCTCAGCCCTTTCAGAGGGGCTTTTGTCAGGGGCTTATGAATTTAAGAAATACAAGACGAATGACAAAAGTAAAAATAAGGTTACAAAAATAGTTTTTATCTCAAATAAAATTAAAGCCCAGGCCTTTAATGAGGAAACTGAATTTGCATCTACTATCTCTGCCTCAGTCAATCTCGCAAGGGATTTGGTAAATGAGCCCCCTGTCTACTTAACCCCGAGAAAGTTATCTGACTATGCTGCCGAAATAGCAGAAGAACAAGGCCTTGATTGCGAAATTTTTGATCACGCAGAAATCGAAAGAAGAGGCATGAACGGACTTATGGCCGTATCAAGCGGAAGTGAAGAGCCTCCTAGGTTTATTCACCTAACATACGAGCCTAAAAGAAAAACTAAAAAGAGCATTGCAGTTGTTGGAAAGGGCATTACTTTTGACTCAGGCGGGCTTTGTCTAAAGCCTGCCGGAAGTATGCTTACCATGAAAATGGATATGGGCGGCTCAGCTGTCGTGTTAGGTGTTATGAAGGCAATAGCAAAGTTAAAGCCATCGATGAGGGTGCATGGACTTATTGCTGCAAGTGAAAACATGACGGGCGGAAAGGCATATAAGCCCGATGACGTTATACACGCCTATAACGGCAAAACTGTGGAGGTTATTAACACTGACGCTGAGGGACGTGTTGTGCTCTCTGATGCTCTCTCTTATGCTGTGGAGCTCAAAGTAGATGAGATTGTTGATCTTGCAACCCTTACTGGGGCTTGTATGGTCGGTCTTGGAAGCTACACCGCGGGCGTTATGGGCAACAACCAAAAACTTATTGATAAAATTAGATCTGCATCTGATCAGGTAGGTGAGAAAACTTGGCAGCTCCCAATGGATGATGAACTTAGAGCTGAGATCTCAAGCAATGTTGCAGATATTAAAAATGCAGGAAGCAGGATGGGCGGAGCAATCACAGCGGCAATGTTTTTGGAGAACTTTGTCTCTGATGTCCCGTGGGCACATATGGATATTGCAGGGCCAGCATTTTTGGAAAAAGAGAGCCCCTATAGTCCTAAAGGCGCTACAGGGTTTGGGGTGCGCACAATAATCAAATACATATCAGGTAAATAGAAGTCTGATTGCTACAGGAAGTTAAATGGATTTTTTAGATAAATTATTTGGAACTTTTGATAAATCTAATTTTGTTCAGATCCGCCTCAGCGGGGAGATTCCCGAGGAAGAGGAAAAATCTTTTCTTCCTACCATGGGAGCTAAAAAATCTCTAACAATGTGGGATATAGAAAAAGTTCTCACGCATGTTGAGAACAGTGCCAAACTCCTTGGAGTAATTATTAGCCTAAGTGAGCTTCGCATTGGTTTTGCTAGAGCCAACCTAATTAGACAAAGACTCTCAGAAATAAGAGCCAGCGGAAAAAAGGTTATTGTCCACTTGGAAAGTGGAGGAAACATCGAATACCTTATCGCATCGGCAGCTGATAAAATCTACATGACCCCTTGGGGCACTCTTAATTTAATAGGCCTTAAAGCTGAGGTTACTTTCTATAAGGACGCGCTTGATAAAATAGGCGTTAGTGCAAATATGAAGGGGTTTGGCGAATATAAGAGCGCCGCCGAAACTTTCACCCGAGACTCAATGTCTACTCCCCATAAAGAGATGATGGATTCTATTCTAGATGACTTGCAGACTCAGCTTGAGGGTCATATCTCAAAGGGTAGGGGCATCACTCCCAAAGAGGTTAAGAATTTGATCGACAACGGTCCATATATGACCGATATTGCTCAGGACAACGCTCTAATTGATGGGGTTTGTTATGAAACTCAGCTTGAAGAAAACATATCAATTCTCCTACAAGCAGACTTGTCTGTTGTTAAGGCTGGC
This region includes:
- a CDS encoding S49 family peptidase, with protein sequence MDFLDKLFGTFDKSNFVQIRLSGEIPEEEEKSFLPTMGAKKSLTMWDIEKVLTHVENSAKLLGVIISLSELRIGFARANLIRQRLSEIRASGKKVIVHLESGGNIEYLIASAADKIYMTPWGTLNLIGLKAEVTFYKDALDKIGVSANMKGFGEYKSAAETFTRDSMSTPHKEMMDSILDDLQTQLEGHISKGRGITPKEVKNLIDNGPYMTDIAQDNALIDGVCYETQLEENISILLQADLSVVKAG